Proteins encoded within one genomic window of Leishmania major strain Friedlin complete genome, chromosome 2:
- a CDS encoding conserved hypothetical protein (previous protein_id=AAZ10015.1), protein MPAPSTAAVRVPFYYTASGVNAAAEARADRASAPEDAVFITNVFIEVVAFGTRFFWVHVSESPTNQSVPQLGACSVAVGLQLSGDGGRLSISSSQLMEFEAARQQDMPTGTNSSVQSTFSTSLGQRLVRGIAKRLGAQATVYVNCAIEGERCLPLLGTDGGSGFDMTFQFGALVYEESYRLIAQRCVCACV, encoded by the coding sequence ATGCCGGCCCCgagcactgctgccgtccGGGTGCCCTTTTACTACACGGCTAGTGGGGTcaacgcggcggcggaagcgcGCGCCGATCGCGCCAGCGCACCTGAAGACGCCGTGTTTATCACGAACGTCTTTATCGAAGTGGTCGCCTTCGGCACCCGTTTTTTCTGGGTCCACGTCTCGGAGAGCCCCACGAATCAGAGCGTGCCCCAGCTGGGGGCCTGCAGCGTCGCTGTTGGACTTCAGCTCAGCGGggacggcggccgcctcagTATCTCGTCATCGCAGTTGATGGAGttcgaggcggcgcgccagcaggaCATGCCCACTGGAACGAACAGCAGCGTGCAATCTACCTTCTCGACGAGCCTCGGCCAGCGACTAGTGCGCGGCATCGCAAAACGCCTAGGGGCCCAAGCGACCGTGTACGTGAACTGTGCCatcgagggagagaggtgtCTCCCACTGCTGGGCACGGATGGTGGAAGCGGTTTTGACATGACGTTTCAGTTCGGTGCGCTCGTGTACGAGGAGTCGTACCGGCTGATTGCCcagcggtgtgtgtgtgcgtgtgtgtaa
- a CDS encoding conserved hypothetical protein (previous protein_id=AAZ10016.1), translating to MLKKVLKIKGVEGRTALVEFAVNKRVKYLEYLKELHSVEGTLWMNTVHLDLHEIGKYFNIADGCLPTDRDGASKEGLIQLPAEKPVTVVARATGALASSSSSASAEPGATGADFINVSIANAPAAIRQRNSSAADWARYYLPCYAALAISLSEILVIPIGGEEFVECFYGLLLELEVAYASGAASKALAQRNLRQFRQHMSPGLKSLLQTSTDAETPDATPAFPVVTTSSDLDAQIKYLFLNQRHLEYTVASPSYDAVIPALCSVLMFAYRKLCDYELMREEGCVRRILSIDKRLERLFFAHVSHEVAKIAKQKLLREAYILSTGVLFADLVDASGRSGASGASGIDGGADFVADLLIRQQQRRGSSSPTATEKKGSDSSDDDENDGTVWFGPEEDR from the coding sequence ATGCTGAAGAAGGTGCTGAAAATCAAAGGTGTTGAGGGCCGCACGGCACTCGTCGAGTTTGCCGTCAACAAGCGCGTCAAGTACCTCGAGTACTTGAAGGAGCTGCACAGCGTGGAGGGGACGCTGTGGATGAATACGGTGCACCTCGACCTTCATGAGATAGGCAAATACTTTAACATCGCCGATGGCTGCCTCCCGACCgatcgcgacggcgccagcaaAGAGGGGCTCATTCAGCTGCCTGCTGAGAAGCCAGTGACCGTCGTGGCACGTGCGACAGGGGCGCTGGCGTCttcgagcagcagtgcctcgGCCGAGCCTGGTGCGACGGGCGCCGACTTTATCAACGTCTCCATCGCCAACGCCCCAGCGGCGATTCGGCAGCGCAACAGCTCGGCGGCGGACTGGGCGCGGTACTACCTTCCCTGCTACGCCGCGCTTGCCATTTCGCTCTCTGAGATACTTGTCATTCCTATTGGTGGGGAGGAGTTTGTGGAGTGCTTTTACGGGCTGCTGCTAGAGCTAGAGGTTGCGTACGCAAGCGGGGCGGCCTCgaaggcgctggcgcagcgcaaccTCCGGCAGTTCCGCCAGCACATGTCGCCAGGTCTCAAGTCACTCTTGCAGACATCGACGGACGCAGAGACGCCTGATGCGACGCCGGCGTTCCCGGTGGTGACCACATCGTCCGACCTCGACGCGCAGATCAAGTATCTTTTTCTGAACCAGCGGCACCTCGAGTACACGGTAGCTTCTCCGTCATATGACGCTGTCATTCCTGCACTGTGCTCCGTCCTCATGTTCGCCTACCGCAAACTCTGCGACTATGAGCTGATGAGAGAGGAagggtgcgtgcgccgcatTCTCTCCATCGACAAGCGACTCGAGCGGCTCTTCTTCGCCCACGTGAGCCATGAGGTGGCCAAAATAGCAAAACAGAAGCTTCTGCGCGAGGCGTACATCCTCTCTACCGGCGTCTTGTTTGCGGACCTCGTCGATGCATCGGGACGCAGTGGCGCCAGCGGTGCTTCGGGCATCGATGGCGGAGCGGACTTTGTCGCGGACTTGCTAAtccggcagcaacagcgccgtGGGTCGTCGAGTCCGACAGCCACTGAGAAGAAGGGGTCCGACTCCTCTGACGATGACGAGAACGATGGGACTGTCTGGTTTGGCCCAGAAGAGGACCGGTGA
- a CDS encoding putative cytochrome b-domain protein (previous protein_id=AAZ10014.1), whose translation MPTFYTRDQVAEHNKKKSGWLIINNGVYDVSDFYDDHPGGRDILLAHIGTDATEGFEAVNHSKGAVRKLDKLKVGELPENERRRYISMEQVAAKKSADSAWFVINNKVYDVTPFLDLHPGGRDILLYNAGGDATQAFTDNGHSDTAYEMMGKYVVGDVEPSERKTLVNRKATRTTQAATTEMVCVKSENASLLAHIQEQLKLLMALALFVIAGVFLLS comes from the coding sequence ATGCCGACATTCTACACCAGGGATCAGGTGGCGGAGCACAACAAGAAGAAGAGTGGCTGGCTCATCATCAATAACGGCGTGTACGATGTGAGCGATTTCTACGACGACCACCCTGGAGGTCGCGACATTCTTCTCGCTCACATCGGCACCGATGCCACGGAGGGCTTCGAGGCGGTAAACCACAGCAAGGGAGCCGTGCGCAAGCTAGACAAGCTCAAGGTTGGAGAGCTGCCCGAAAACGAGCGTCGCCGCTACATCTCCATGGAACAGGTCGCTGCGAAAAAGTCGGCTGACAGTGCGTGGTTTGTCATCAATAACAAGGTGTACGATGTCACCCCGTTTCTGGACCTGCATCCCGGTGGCCGCGACATCTTGCTCTacaacgccggcggcgacgcgacGCAGGCCTTCACGGACAACGGGCACAGCGATACTGCGTATGAAATGATGGGCAAGTACGTCGTTGGCGATGTGGAGCCGAGTGAGCGTAAGACGCTCGTCAACCGGAAGGCCACACGCACGACGCAGGCAGCTACGACGGAGATGGTTTGCGTGAAGAGCGAGAACGCATCCCTTCTTGCCCACATTCAAGAGCAGCTGAAGCTGCTCATGGCTCTGGCGCTATTCGTCATCGCGGGCGTCTTCCTTCTCAGCTAG